Proteins from a single region of Pseudomonas fulva:
- a CDS encoding ATP-binding protein, which translates to MSATENTPLQSCLFAGQSGDTVELIRRFDWAATALGPIGQWPEVLISTTRLILSSPTPIVLLCGERGVLIYNDAYAAFAGQRHPDIFGLPAEDAWPEIAEWNRHVISMGLTGRSMCQENLYLPLRRPGLQDDAWMNLYYNPLLDNTGRSHGMMCIVVETTNQIVAIEQRTQAEAELRSANERIELALNAGAVLGTWVWDIPNDRVTGDERFARAFAADPQQAASGMALDRVTLAIHPQDRPRVRAMIEHTIATGGSYRAEYRVLQADGSYRWIEANGRCERAPDGTPLRFPGVLMDIDERKRTELALRQLTQTLEERVSEAVLQRTQAEEQLRQAQKMEAIGQLTGGIAHDFNNLLAGILGSLELIQRKLPGNEHPQLARFVDAAIASANRGASLTHRLLAFARRQSLDMRPVEVNVLVRALEDLLVRTLGEQISLETQLADDLWPTRSDGHQLENALINLAINARDAMPDGGRLRIETRNTQLGEREAQNHQVPAGDYLLLSVSDTGCGMPEEIIRHAFEPFFTTKPIGQGTGLGLSMVYGFVKQTGGYLHLESQVGRGTTLNLYLPRLAVAPAELPHSTTPEAPRGTGECILVVEDDKVVRMLMVEVLEELGYNLIQASDAQSALGLMEQHAPLDLLLTDVGLPGMNGRQLADAARQRQPNLKVLFATGYAEGAQMRDGYLGKDMDMIAKPFSFEALAGKLKAMLGD; encoded by the coding sequence ATGTCCGCGACAGAGAATACGCCCCTCCAATCCTGTCTGTTCGCCGGTCAGTCCGGCGACACGGTCGAACTCATCCGCCGTTTCGACTGGGCAGCCACCGCGCTCGGCCCCATCGGGCAATGGCCGGAGGTGCTGATCAGCACCACGCGCCTGATCCTCTCCTCACCGACGCCGATCGTGTTGCTGTGCGGCGAGCGCGGCGTGCTGATCTACAACGATGCTTACGCGGCCTTCGCCGGCCAGCGCCACCCGGACATCTTCGGCCTGCCTGCAGAGGATGCCTGGCCGGAGATCGCCGAGTGGAACCGCCACGTGATCAGCATGGGCCTGACCGGTCGTTCCATGTGCCAGGAAAACCTCTACCTGCCCCTGCGCCGCCCCGGTCTGCAGGACGATGCGTGGATGAACCTCTACTACAACCCGCTGCTCGACAACACCGGCCGCTCCCACGGCATGATGTGCATCGTGGTGGAGACCACCAACCAGATCGTCGCCATCGAACAGCGCACCCAGGCCGAAGCCGAATTGCGCAGCGCCAACGAGCGCATCGAACTGGCGCTCAACGCCGGTGCCGTGCTCGGCACCTGGGTGTGGGACATTCCCAACGATCGGGTGACCGGCGACGAACGCTTCGCCCGCGCCTTCGCCGCCGACCCCCAGCAGGCGGCCAGCGGCATGGCGCTGGATCGCGTCACCCTGGCCATCCACCCGCAGGACCGACCGCGGGTACGCGCGATGATCGAGCACACCATCGCCACCGGCGGCAGCTACCGTGCCGAGTACCGCGTCCTGCAGGCCGACGGGAGCTATCGGTGGATCGAGGCCAACGGCCGCTGCGAGCGGGCCCCCGATGGCACGCCGCTGCGCTTTCCCGGCGTATTGATGGACATCGACGAGCGCAAGCGCACCGAGCTGGCGCTGCGCCAGCTGACCCAGACCCTCGAGGAACGAGTCAGCGAGGCCGTGCTGCAGCGCACCCAGGCCGAGGAACAGCTGCGCCAGGCGCAGAAGATGGAAGCCATCGGCCAGTTGACCGGCGGCATCGCCCACGACTTCAACAACCTGCTGGCCGGCATTCTCGGCAGCCTGGAGCTGATCCAGCGCAAGCTGCCGGGCAACGAACACCCACAATTGGCGCGCTTCGTCGACGCCGCCATTGCCTCGGCCAACCGCGGCGCCTCGCTGACCCACCGCCTGCTGGCCTTTGCCCGGCGCCAGTCGCTGGACATGCGCCCGGTCGAGGTCAACGTGCTGGTGCGGGCCCTCGAGGACCTGCTGGTGCGTACCCTGGGCGAGCAGATCAGCCTGGAAACCCAGCTGGCCGACGACCTGTGGCCAACCCGCAGCGACGGCCACCAACTGGAAAACGCGCTGATCAACCTGGCCATCAATGCCCGGGACGCCATGCCCGACGGCGGCAGGCTGCGCATCGAGACCCGCAACACCCAGCTCGGTGAGCGCGAGGCACAGAATCACCAGGTACCGGCCGGCGACTACCTGCTGCTGTCGGTCAGCGATACCGGTTGTGGCATGCCCGAGGAAATCATTCGCCACGCCTTCGAGCCGTTCTTCACCACCAAACCCATCGGCCAGGGCACCGGCCTGGGCCTGTCGATGGTCTACGGCTTCGTCAAGCAGACCGGCGGCTACCTGCACCTGGAAAGCCAGGTCGGCCGCGGCACCACCCTGAACCTTTACCTGCCACGCCTGGCCGTGGCACCGGCCGAGCTGCCGCACAGCACGACGCCTGAGGCGCCGCGCGGCACCGGCGAATGCATCCTGGTGGTGGAAGACGACAAGGTGGTGCGCATGCTGATGGTCGAGGTGCTCGAAGAACTGGGCTACAACCTTATCCAGGCCAGTGATGCACAGAGCGCCCTGGGGCTCATGGAGCAGCACGCGCCGCTCGACCTGCTGCTCACCGATGTCGGCCTGCCCGGCATGAACGGCCGGCAGCTCGCCGACGCCGCCCGCCAGCGCCAGCCGAACCTCAAGGTGCTGTTCGCCACCGGCTACGCCGAGGGCGCGCAAATGCGCGACGGCTACCTGGGCAAGGACATGGACATGATCGCCAAGCCGTTCTCCTTCGAGGCCCTGGCCGGCAAGCTCAAGGCCATGCTCGGCGACTGA
- a CDS encoding SdiA-regulated domain-containing protein: protein MLSAAKRAFSRLPVLRPWMGLLFAVLLAAVYQMRALHLDDRFYYWLTTPAVSQWTPGSLLGREYKVQVDAKAVGNVKNNLSGISYDEQRDQLWAVLNNPEELLAMSKDGEVLARYPLSGFSDVEGVTYLGGGLLLLAEERQHGLVVVPVPERAGALFREDYRALTLGIQRDGNQGFEGVGYDRARDRLFVAKEHSPMKLYEIRGLKRSMQGDFGLEILDHEDWIRDSVFATDLSSVHFDERTGHLALLSDESKRIMELDGDSGKLIGFRTLDGGFAGLGKAVPQGEGMTFDDQGNLYIVSEPNLFYRFGRG, encoded by the coding sequence ATGCTATCTGCCGCCAAACGGGCTTTTTCCCGCCTGCCTGTCCTGCGCCCATGGATGGGGCTGCTGTTCGCCGTGCTGCTCGCCGCCGTTTACCAGATGCGTGCGCTGCACCTGGATGATCGCTTTTATTACTGGCTGACCACGCCGGCTGTGTCGCAGTGGACGCCGGGCAGCCTGCTGGGCCGTGAATACAAGGTGCAGGTGGATGCCAAGGCCGTCGGCAATGTGAAGAACAACCTCTCCGGCATCAGCTACGACGAGCAGCGTGACCAGCTGTGGGCAGTGCTCAACAACCCCGAAGAGCTGCTGGCCATGAGCAAGGACGGTGAGGTGCTGGCGCGCTACCCGCTGAGCGGTTTCAGCGATGTCGAGGGCGTCACCTACCTGGGCGGTGGCTTGCTGCTGCTGGCTGAGGAGCGTCAGCACGGCCTGGTGGTGGTGCCGGTGCCCGAGCGCGCCGGGGCGTTGTTCCGCGAGGACTATCGGGCCCTGACCCTGGGCATCCAGCGCGACGGCAACCAGGGCTTCGAGGGGGTGGGCTACGACCGCGCCCGCGACCGGCTGTTCGTCGCCAAGGAACACTCGCCGATGAAGCTTTACGAGATTCGTGGCCTGAAGCGCAGCATGCAGGGTGATTTCGGTTTGGAGATCCTCGATCACGAGGACTGGATTCGCGATTCGGTGTTCGCTACCGACCTGTCATCGGTGCATTTCGACGAGCGCACCGGCCACCTGGCACTCCTCAGTGACGAGTCGAAGCGGATCATGGAACTCGATGGCGACAGCGGCAAGCTGATCGGATTCCGCACCCTCGATGGCGGTTTCGCCGGCCTTGGCAAAGCCGTTCCCCAGGGTGAAGGCATGACCTTCGACGACCAGGGCAACCTGTATATCGTCAGCGAGCCGAACCTGTTCTATCGCTTCGGTCGCGGCTGA
- a CDS encoding response regulator, with product MPLVPIKLLFIEDSPHDAELALLALERNGLTVDSTLVYDHEAAERALKNERFDLIVSDYLLPGSSGAQALEVARRLAPQTPFIFLSGMFGEEHAVEMMRLGAVDYVLKQNLPFLPKAIDRAMAEVNEREERRRVEDTLQAVEARARLAIGAARMGMWDYMPATDTLIWDERCRALYELEPDTEVDMALFLGRCHPDDRAQLRQRVNEALATDSGNEFQAEFRLPLSNGSKRWISARGQAFFDDGQCTRFLGVLHDITEQKQANEALLRLNDVLGERVEKRTRERDRNWELSRDLLAVLRFDMRPSALNPAWEQTLGWTRQQLTQGPLWELVHADDQNDTRAHIERVTSDNASVRFVNRMRHAGGEYHWLSWIVVRDDDLLYTTVRDITHERAVVEELAATNQQLREQIAERERVEATLQQMQRLEAVGQLTAGVAHDFNNLLTVVLTSTSFLIRDLEKGNLDKARGRLQNITDAGERGAKLTGQLLAFSRRQRLVPEAVNLGETVLGMLELLKSTLGGSVLIETTTEPDLWHARVDPTQIELIILNLAINARDAMGVGGTLHLSTSNEVISEAPRRPEDPEPGDYVVLSVQDSGSGMSEAVLAKAFEPFFTTKEIGKGSGLGLAQVFGFAKQSGGGARILTKMGVGTTVKVYLPGLRNVVPAEEQVSSQPLPIAEPGDQRTILLVDDDPRVREVTALTLDALGYQVREAHSGLDALSKLDDDIDLLLADFAMPGMNGAELAQAVRRRYPQLPVVFVTGYAELGGLDADEAFIVQKPYRSDELAEKLQLAFASGKST from the coding sequence ATGCCGCTTGTGCCCATCAAATTACTGTTCATCGAAGACAGCCCGCATGATGCGGAACTGGCCCTGCTCGCACTGGAACGCAACGGTCTGACGGTCGACAGCACCCTGGTCTACGACCACGAGGCCGCCGAACGCGCACTGAAGAACGAGCGCTTCGACCTGATCGTCTCCGACTACCTGCTGCCCGGCTCGTCAGGGGCCCAGGCGCTGGAAGTGGCGCGCCGCCTGGCCCCGCAGACGCCGTTCATCTTCCTGTCCGGCATGTTCGGCGAAGAGCACGCGGTGGAAATGATGCGCCTGGGCGCCGTCGACTACGTGCTCAAGCAGAACCTGCCGTTCCTGCCCAAGGCCATCGACCGCGCCATGGCCGAGGTCAACGAGCGCGAAGAGCGGCGCCGCGTGGAAGACACCCTGCAGGCCGTCGAGGCCCGCGCCCGGCTGGCCATCGGCGCAGCGCGCATGGGCATGTGGGATTACATGCCGGCCACCGATACGCTGATCTGGGACGAACGTTGCCGCGCCCTGTATGAGCTGGAGCCGGACACCGAGGTCGACATGGCCCTGTTTCTCGGCCGCTGCCACCCCGATGACCGCGCGCAACTGCGCCAGCGGGTCAACGAGGCGCTGGCCACCGACAGCGGCAACGAATTCCAGGCCGAATTCCGCCTGCCCCTGAGCAATGGCAGCAAGCGCTGGATTTCCGCCCGCGGCCAGGCGTTCTTCGACGACGGCCAGTGCACCCGCTTTCTCGGCGTGCTGCACGACATCACCGAACAGAAGCAGGCCAACGAAGCCCTGTTGCGCCTCAACGACGTACTCGGCGAGCGCGTCGAGAAACGTACCCGTGAGCGCGACCGCAACTGGGAACTGTCCCGCGACCTGCTTGCCGTGCTGCGTTTCGACATGCGCCCCAGCGCCCTCAACCCCGCCTGGGAACAGACCCTCGGCTGGACGCGCCAGCAGCTTACCCAGGGCCCACTGTGGGAACTGGTGCATGCCGACGACCAGAACGATACCCGCGCGCACATCGAGCGGGTGACCTCGGACAACGCCTCGGTGCGCTTCGTCAACCGCATGCGCCATGCCGGCGGCGAGTACCACTGGCTGTCGTGGATCGTGGTGCGCGACGACGACCTGCTGTACACCACGGTACGCGACATCACCCACGAGCGCGCCGTGGTCGAGGAACTGGCCGCCACCAACCAGCAGCTGCGCGAGCAGATCGCCGAGCGCGAGCGCGTCGAGGCGACCCTGCAGCAGATGCAGCGCCTGGAAGCGGTCGGCCAGCTCACCGCAGGCGTCGCCCATGACTTCAACAACCTGCTGACGGTGGTGCTGACCAGCACCAGCTTCCTGATCCGCGACCTGGAAAAGGGCAACCTGGACAAGGCCCGTGGCCGCCTGCAGAACATCACCGATGCCGGCGAGCGCGGCGCCAAGCTGACCGGTCAGCTGCTGGCCTTCTCGCGGCGCCAGCGCCTGGTGCCGGAAGCGGTCAACCTCGGCGAAACCGTGCTGGGCATGCTCGAACTGCTGAAGAGCACCCTGGGCGGCAGCGTATTGATCGAGACCACCACCGAGCCCGACCTGTGGCATGCCCGGGTCGACCCGACGCAGATCGAACTGATCATCCTCAACCTGGCGATCAACGCCCGCGATGCCATGGGTGTGGGCGGCACCCTGCACCTGAGCACCAGCAACGAGGTGATCAGCGAAGCCCCGCGCCGCCCGGAAGACCCGGAGCCCGGCGACTACGTGGTGCTGTCGGTGCAGGATTCCGGCAGCGGCATGAGCGAGGCGGTGCTGGCCAAGGCCTTCGAACCGTTCTTCACCACCAAGGAAATCGGCAAGGGCTCGGGCCTCGGCCTGGCCCAGGTGTTCGGCTTCGCCAAGCAGTCCGGTGGCGGCGCGCGCATTCTCACCAAGATGGGCGTCGGCACCACGGTCAAGGTCTACCTGCCGGGCCTGCGCAACGTGGTGCCGGCCGAGGAACAGGTATCCAGCCAGCCGCTGCCGATCGCCGAGCCGGGCGACCAGCGCACCATCCTGCTGGTCGACGATGACCCTCGGGTGCGCGAGGTCACCGCCCTGACGCTGGACGCCCTCGGCTATCAGGTGCGCGAAGCCCACAGCGGCCTGGACGCCCTGAGCAAACTCGACGATGACATCGACCTGCTGCTCGCCGACTTCGCCATGCCGGGCATGAACGGCGCCGAACTGGCCCAGGCGGTACGCCGCCGCTACCCGCAACTGCCGGTGGTATTCGTCACCGGCTACGCGGAACTGGGCGGGCTCGACGCCGATGAGGCCTTCATCGTGCAAAAGCCCTATCGCAGCGACGAACTGGCGGAGAAGCTGCAGCTCGCCTTCGCCAGCGGCAAGTCCACCTGA
- a CDS encoding response regulator, with product MLKPILLVEDNPHDLELTLIALERSQLANDVIVMRDGAEALDYLFRRGDHADRLPGNPAIMMLDLKLPKVDGLEVLKVVRDSPELRSMPIVMLTSSREGPDLQRAYELNVNAYVVKPVEFKAFVSAISDLGVFWAVLNEPPPGSMRLQRRSKDDETPADEN from the coding sequence ATGCTCAAACCTATTCTGCTGGTCGAAGACAATCCACACGATCTGGAATTGACCCTGATCGCGCTGGAGCGCAGCCAGCTGGCCAATGACGTGATCGTCATGCGCGATGGTGCCGAGGCGCTGGACTACCTGTTCCGCCGTGGTGACCATGCCGATCGTCTGCCCGGCAACCCGGCGATCATGATGCTCGACCTCAAGCTGCCGAAGGTCGACGGTCTGGAAGTGCTCAAGGTGGTGCGCGACTCCCCGGAACTGCGCAGCATGCCGATCGTCATGCTCACCTCGTCGCGCGAGGGTCCGGACCTGCAACGCGCCTACGAATTGAACGTGAACGCCTACGTGGTCAAACCGGTCGAATTCAAGGCGTTCGTCTCGGCCATTTCCGACCTCGGTGTGTTCTGGGCAGTGCTCAACGAGCCGCCTCCAGGCTCCATGCGCCTGCAACGTCGCTCCAAGGACGACGAGACGCCAGCCGACGAAAACTGA
- a CDS encoding ATP-binding protein, with protein sequence MASSETSTSLSTAIANCAKEPIHIPGSIQPQGFLMVFDEQALTVLQVSENVADWLGLEPDWLLGRHLDELLEDSAVLAERLAQLSDDDTTPFHIGDVRFREGSRRGEMTAMVAHRFDQVLIAEFETTSNVVTAYNTLYPMVRTFIGHLQGAEDIDELCRLSVAEVKRVTGFGRVKIYSFDPEGNGLVLAECLDEDYPSYLGLSFPASDIPPQARQLYVANRIRVIEDANYQPSPLRPACNPLTGKPLDLSFATLRSVSPVHLQYMRNMQTIASMSISIVVEGQLWGLISCHHASARSVGFQTRTACELLGRMLSLQIEAKIAHSRTQHLLQLRRHIVQMLSAMADRDSVSEGLLSLPDTLLDFAQASGAAIISASHCDLIGQTPPRDQVNALVQWLGARQSEDLFQTDNVGRDIPQLPELAKHVGGLLAVAISELHSHYLIWFKPEQKRVVQWAGKPEKAVSASGALNPRNSFARWQEEISGFSTPWHEQEPESALELRNAVLGIVLRKAEEMAQLANDLKKTNKELEAFSYSVSHDLRAPLRHIAGYAELLGDFEGAKLSERGIRFLEHITESARFAGTLVDNLLSFSQMGRSALRFTDVNLQALVESIREEMKPDYQSRHLEWHIQPLPRVVADAAFLHLALRNLLANAIKYSRERDPAIIVVGAQESDEEVVVFVRDNGVGFNMEYVDKLFGVFQRLHRMEEFEGTGIGLASVRRIIERHDGRVWAEGKINQGATFYFALPKRHHPAMS encoded by the coding sequence TTGGCGTCCAGTGAAACCAGCACCTCCTTGAGTACCGCGATCGCCAACTGCGCCAAGGAACCCATCCATATCCCGGGCAGCATCCAGCCCCAGGGTTTCCTGATGGTGTTCGACGAGCAGGCGTTGACGGTACTGCAGGTCAGCGAGAACGTCGCCGACTGGCTCGGCCTCGAGCCCGACTGGCTGCTGGGGCGGCACCTGGACGAGTTGCTCGAAGACAGCGCCGTGCTGGCCGAGCGCCTGGCGCAGCTGTCCGACGACGACACCACGCCCTTTCACATCGGTGACGTGCGCTTTCGCGAAGGCAGCCGTCGCGGCGAGATGACCGCGATGGTCGCCCACCGCTTCGATCAGGTGCTGATCGCCGAATTCGAGACCACCAGCAACGTGGTCACCGCCTACAACACCCTGTACCCGATGGTGCGCACCTTCATCGGCCACCTGCAGGGCGCCGAGGACATCGACGAGCTGTGCCGGCTGTCGGTGGCCGAGGTCAAGCGCGTCACCGGTTTCGGCCGCGTGAAGATCTACAGCTTCGATCCCGAAGGCAATGGCCTGGTGCTCGCCGAGTGCCTCGACGAGGACTATCCCAGCTACCTGGGCCTGAGCTTCCCGGCCTCGGACATCCCGCCCCAGGCCCGCCAGCTGTACGTGGCCAACCGGATCCGGGTGATCGAAGACGCCAACTACCAGCCCTCGCCGCTGCGCCCGGCCTGCAACCCGCTGACCGGCAAGCCCCTGGACCTCAGCTTCGCGACGCTGCGCAGCGTTTCGCCGGTGCACCTGCAGTACATGCGCAACATGCAGACCATCGCCTCGATGTCGATCTCCATCGTGGTCGAAGGCCAGCTGTGGGGGCTGATTTCCTGCCACCACGCCAGCGCCCGCTCGGTCGGTTTCCAGACGCGCACCGCCTGCGAGCTGCTGGGCCGCATGCTGTCGCTGCAGATCGAGGCGAAGATCGCCCACTCGCGCACCCAGCACCTGCTGCAGTTGCGCCGCCACATCGTGCAGATGCTCTCGGCGATGGCCGACCGCGACAGCGTCAGCGAAGGCTTGCTGTCGCTGCCCGATACCTTGCTCGACTTCGCCCAGGCCAGCGGCGCGGCGATCATCTCGGCCTCGCATTGCGACCTGATCGGCCAGACGCCACCACGCGACCAGGTCAATGCCCTGGTGCAATGGCTGGGTGCCCGCCAGAGCGAGGACCTGTTCCAGACCGACAACGTCGGCCGTGACATCCCGCAGCTGCCCGAGCTGGCCAAGCACGTCGGCGGCCTGCTGGCGGTGGCCATCTCCGAGCTGCACTCGCACTACCTGATCTGGTTCAAGCCGGAGCAGAAGCGCGTCGTGCAATGGGCCGGCAAGCCCGAGAAAGCGGTCAGCGCCAGCGGCGCGCTCAACCCCCGCAACAGCTTCGCGCGCTGGCAGGAGGAAATCAGCGGTTTCTCCACGCCCTGGCACGAGCAGGAGCCGGAAAGCGCCCTGGAGCTGCGCAACGCGGTGCTCGGTATCGTGCTGCGCAAGGCCGAGGAAATGGCCCAGCTGGCCAACGACCTGAAGAAAACCAACAAGGAGCTGGAAGCCTTTTCCTACAGCGTATCCCACGACCTGCGCGCTCCGCTGCGGCATATTGCCGGCTATGCCGAGCTGCTGGGCGATTTCGAAGGCGCCAAGCTGTCCGAGCGCGGGATACGCTTTCTCGAGCACATCACCGAATCGGCACGCTTCGCCGGCACCCTGGTGGACAACCTGCTGAGCTTCTCGCAGATGGGCCGCTCGGCACTGCGCTTCACGGACGTCAACCTGCAGGCGCTGGTCGAATCGATCCGCGAGGAAATGAAACCCGACTACCAGAGTCGCCACCTGGAATGGCACATCCAGCCGCTGCCGCGGGTGGTCGCCGACGCCGCCTTCCTGCATCTGGCGCTGCGCAACCTGCTGGCCAACGCCATCAAGTACAGCCGCGAGCGTGACCCGGCGATCATCGTCGTCGGCGCCCAGGAAAGCGATGAAGAAGTGGTCGTCTTTGTGCGCGACAATGGCGTGGGCTTCAATATGGAGTACGTGGACAAGCTGTTCGGCGTATTCCAGCGCTTGCACCGTATGGAGGAATTCGAAGGCACCGGCATCGGCCTGGCCAGCGTACGACGTATAATCGAGCGTCACGACGGGCGGGTCTGGGCCGAGGGCAAGATCAATCAGGGCGCCACTTTCTATTTCGCGTTACCCAAACGCCACCACCCCGCCATGTCATGA
- a CDS encoding MFS transporter — translation MSVHGQLLLRHHTPFIRFWLARVFTASGFQMLTVAIGWQMYSLTGNVLDLGLVGLVEFLPKILFILLTGHVADRFDRRKVAALCQCGQAIVAITLLLGSSTGSLTREMIFVIAFMMGTARAFEMPTTQALLPNIVPPGLFPAAVAASSSAMQTATIVSPALGGVLYAVAPVWVYGPALVLYLIAVGMMLSLPSQQKPLKQKISVESLLAGFRFIRSRPEVFGAISMDMFAVLLGGATALLPVFAKDILLTGPWGLGLLRSAPAVGALLMSIYLARHPIERRVGPVILGSVAIFGVATIGFGLSTSLWFSLATLVLLGAADMVSMVIRGAFVQLQTPDDMRGRVGAVNSLFIGASNQLGDFRAGVSAAWFGTVPAVLIGGFGAIGISLLWIKLFPALSSRDRIRDPLVGDESG, via the coding sequence ATGTCCGTCCATGGTCAGTTGCTACTGCGTCACCACACGCCTTTCATCCGCTTCTGGCTGGCCCGGGTCTTCACCGCCAGCGGCTTCCAGATGCTCACCGTGGCCATTGGCTGGCAGATGTACAGCCTCACCGGCAACGTGCTCGACCTGGGTCTGGTCGGCCTGGTCGAATTCCTGCCCAAGATCCTCTTCATCCTGTTGACCGGCCATGTCGCCGACCGCTTCGACCGCCGCAAGGTCGCCGCCCTGTGCCAGTGTGGCCAGGCCATCGTCGCCATCACCCTGTTGCTCGGCAGCAGCACGGGTAGCCTGACCCGCGAGATGATCTTCGTCATCGCCTTCATGATGGGCACCGCCCGGGCATTCGAAATGCCCACTACCCAGGCGCTGCTGCCCAATATCGTGCCGCCGGGCCTGTTCCCCGCCGCCGTGGCCGCCTCCAGCTCAGCGATGCAGACCGCGACCATCGTCTCCCCGGCCCTGGGCGGCGTGCTCTACGCCGTGGCGCCGGTCTGGGTGTACGGCCCGGCGCTGGTGCTCTACCTGATCGCAGTGGGCATGATGCTCAGCCTGCCGTCGCAACAGAAACCGCTGAAGCAGAAGATTTCCGTGGAATCGCTGCTGGCCGGCTTCCGCTTCATCCGCAGCCGCCCGGAAGTGTTCGGCGCCATTTCCATGGACATGTTCGCCGTGCTGCTCGGCGGCGCCACCGCCCTGCTGCCGGTATTCGCCAAGGACATTCTGCTCACCGGCCCCTGGGGCCTGGGCCTGTTGCGCTCGGCGCCGGCGGTGGGCGCCCTGCTGATGTCCATCTACCTGGCGCGCCACCCCATCGAGCGGCGGGTCGGCCCGGTGATTCTCGGCTCGGTGGCGATCTTCGGCGTGGCGACCATCGGCTTCGGCCTGTCCACCTCGCTGTGGTTCAGCCTGGCGACCCTGGTGCTGCTCGGCGCCGCCGACATGGTCAGCATGGTGATCCGCGGCGCCTTCGTGCAACTGCAGACGCCCGATGACATGCGCGGCCGGGTGGGCGCGGTGAACAGCCTGTTTATCGGCGCCTCCAACCAGCTCGGCGACTTCCGCGCCGGGGTCAGCGCCGCCTGGTTCGGCACCGTGCCGGCCGTGCTGATCGGCGGCTTCGGCGCAATCGGCATCAGCCTGCTGTGGATCAAGCTGTTCCCGGCGCTGTCGAGTCGGGACCGGATTCGGGATCCGTTGGTGGGGGATGAGTCTGGTTGA
- a CDS encoding J domain-containing protein — MNPWTLLGLDADADTRSIKRRYAQLLKQHRPDEDTEAFQRLREAYEQALAHAAAEDRSRNAGSEQRQVPAVASTLVVEDEPVVAAATEAPAHARLEQLLEANDSLDAALQQAREQGLETDLQRYLLARCATLDEEGLNILRWGMQRLQWLSPWQAEYLPRAHSEALAARLLAVELETLQQRLQAGEERAVVDAATALLASDWLQSFDRRRQLQDGMVWMLEVTDHWTGGLFDRLCRLFGWNEDTGELPCSVERWNWLCWRCERHAVGQRVQQHLQLDWPLRAEERAAWLLLKSLNERDTRQLVDRFDAEDWQACDALEHMLTERYPELPELLDLQIDEDWWRWQPRQWTVPATVYAWLMLFTAMFATSLQDAQMSVYLERSGGYLGLGLKDLLISVGMVAWMVMLARGWSRLARYLTRLDVPLSRLLLPAVWRDRGAGMLVLRHGLPAALFAMIVTSFAPSLVPGGVVFGAALLLEVLFLGLVGGRRMPWPRWSLWRTGAFKVDYSKKAEW, encoded by the coding sequence ATGAACCCCTGGACGCTGCTTGGCCTGGACGCCGACGCCGATACCCGCAGCATCAAGCGCCGCTATGCGCAGCTGCTCAAACAGCACCGCCCGGACGAGGACACCGAGGCCTTCCAGCGCCTGCGCGAAGCCTACGAGCAGGCATTGGCGCATGCTGCCGCCGAGGATCGATCGCGGAATGCCGGCTCCGAGCAACGGCAGGTGCCTGCTGTGGCGTCGACGTTAGTGGTGGAGGACGAGCCTGTTGTCGCAGCGGCCACTGAAGCGCCAGCGCATGCGCGCCTCGAGCAGTTGCTGGAGGCCAACGACTCGCTGGACGCGGCCCTGCAGCAGGCCCGCGAACAGGGGCTGGAAACCGATCTGCAGCGTTATCTGCTGGCCCGCTGCGCCACCCTTGACGAAGAGGGGCTGAACATCCTGCGCTGGGGCATGCAGCGCTTGCAATGGCTGTCGCCCTGGCAGGCCGAATACCTGCCCCGCGCACATTCGGAGGCCCTGGCCGCGCGCCTGTTGGCTGTGGAACTGGAAACTCTGCAGCAGCGCTTGCAGGCCGGCGAGGAGCGCGCCGTCGTGGATGCCGCCACCGCCCTGCTGGCCAGCGACTGGCTGCAGTCCTTCGACCGCCGCCGGCAGTTGCAGGACGGCATGGTGTGGATGCTCGAAGTCACCGATCATTGGACGGGCGGGCTGTTTGATCGCCTGTGCCGGCTGTTCGGCTGGAACGAGGACACCGGTGAGCTGCCGTGCTCCGTCGAGCGCTGGAACTGGCTGTGCTGGCGCTGCGAGCGTCACGCCGTGGGCCAGCGCGTGCAGCAACATCTGCAACTGGATTGGCCGCTGCGCGCCGAGGAACGCGCGGCCTGGCTACTGCTAAAAAGTCTGAATGAGCGTGACACGCGCCAGTTGGTCGACCGTTTCGACGCTGAGGACTGGCAGGCCTGTGACGCGCTGGAGCACATGCTCACCGAGCGTTACCCCGAGTTGCCGGAGCTGCTCGACCTGCAGATCGACGAGGATTGGTGGCGCTGGCAGCCACGCCAATGGACGGTGCCGGCCACGGTCTACGCCTGGCTCATGCTGTTCACCGCGATGTTCGCCACCTCGCTGCAGGATGCGCAGATGTCGGTGTACCTGGAACGTTCGGGCGGCTATCTCGGCCTGGGGCTCAAGGACCTGCTGATCAGCGTCGGGATGGTCGCCTGGATGGTGATGCTCGCCCGCGGCTGGAGCCGGCTGGCCCGGTACCTGACCCGCCTCGACGTACCGCTGAGCCGGTTGCTGCTGCCCGCCGTCTGGCGCGACCGTGGCGCCGGCATGCTGGTGCTGCGCCATGGCTTGCCGGCCGCTCTTTTCGCGATGATCGTCACCTCATTCGCGCCAAGCCTGGTTCCTGGCGGAGTCGTATTCGGCGCTGCCTTGCTGCTCGAAGTGCTGTTTCTCGGCCTGGTTGGCGGCCGCCGTATGCCCTGGCCGCGCTGGTCGCTGTGGCGCACCGGCGCCTTCAAGGTCGACTACAGCAAGAAGGCCGAGTGGTGA